Genomic segment of Alligator mississippiensis isolate rAllMis1 chromosome 6, rAllMis1, whole genome shotgun sequence:
GGTGATGTCAGTGACTGTGAAATTTCCTACTCCCCGCTTAGGAGCGGTGTAGAAAGTGTTGAAGAAACGGAGGACGAAGAGGatgaagaagagaaggaaataaGAAAATCACGAAAGAAATTATTTCAAGTTCAAAACTTTGATGAAGAGAACCCTGAAAAGGAGGAATCTAGCTGTATGCTGTATAACCAATTTGATGATTCTCCATTTCAGCCTGAACTTGGATATGACAACATTAAAATGGAAGGTTTTATAATACAAAATGCACCTTGTAGAGAAATGGATGCCCAAGGCCATTTGAATGGTTGTGTTAGGCCAATTTCTCAGGGTCAGACAAACAGCTCTAATTTAGTATGTGCTGCTGATCAGTTAAAATGCCCACAAGGGGCACCAATTgcagaattctctctctctcttaatcaTGACAAAACTAGGAAGGAATTTGACTGGCCAAAATTCAGTACCTCTGTTTCTAATACAGGTAATTGGAAGCTACAAGATTTTTGTGGTCAGAGTTGGGATTCTGTAGACTTGGCTATGAATGCTGACTCCTTTTCTTTGAAGGTCAAAGAAGAAGGTGGCAGTCCTCCTATGTCAAGGCAAAGTGTTATTTTGAAGGAATCAGGTGGTTTCTTAATTGATAAAGGTGAAATGGATATTAACACAACAGATCAAATATTATGCCAACAGAGTTTGCAGTCAGAGGGAGAAGGAAGCCTTCCTAATACAGCAAGTATACCCTTTCCCAGTGCAATCTCTAAAATGTTGCCATCTGCTTCTGCTGCAAATATCAACACCAAAGAATTGAAACAAATGGACATTGGTGTTTTCTTTGGATTAAAACCCAAAGCAACAGAAGAGAGCAAAGGAGAGAAGCATCCTTGTGAAGGAACACAACCCTCAAGTCTACCAACTCCCAATGGAAAGAGGCCTAAGCGACAGAAGAGGAAAGCTGAAGCGTCTGTAGGAGACGTAGATAAAGTACCAGTCAATTCAAATACAAATGGAGTTTGTGTAGGCCCAGCTGGTACACAACAGAGGTGGAGAAAAAGATTTAGAGAATCCTCTTATACAGAAgatggaacaagaaaaaaatattgtcctTTCTACAAAAAAATACCAGGTGAGATATCTCATTAACTGGAGAGGTTAAATATAGAAATATTCAGGCTGGATATTACGTTTTCCAGCCGTCTTTATTTTGTTTGCTGAATTAACCATTTAGATGCCAATTCTTTCAAGTGCTGTCTTTATACAGACCTCTGTAGAAATTGGTAGCATTCTGCTTAAGTGCATGTGCCCAAAAGAAGCTGATTGAAAGATTGGGGACTTAAACTATTTGAAGATTATCACTGATAAAACAAGTGTGTAGCATATAGATCCCTTTGTGAAGATATTTCTGTGAAAATAACAGACTTATTGTCTCATGCTATATGTTCTGAAGTATGATTTGATGGGGAGAGTTAAAAGCAGGCCAGGGATTTAGGAGTTGGGTATTATTGAAGCTCAATTAAGACTCATGCTACTAAACatttttggtgcttttgaaaacctTCCTCTTAATATTTGCTTTTTTCTAATTCATTAGCTGTAGCTTAATTTTTAAGAGATGGCCAACAGCCAGTTATGGTCAGAATGTTATTTTGTAATTATGTAGCAAATTTAATGGGTTTAAAGAAAAGACATTTCTTTTTTGCAGAGTAGAACAAACTCCCTTGTTATATCAATCTTTATCATAACTTGTATAAATGCAGTTACAGTATAAAGTACCAAATCTGTCATGTTTTACCACTTACAGATGTATTCAAAGAACAAAGGTCAGTTATCTTCTAATTAACTGTTATAACATTTAACAGTAATGCTAAATGGCTTGATGGAAATAGAGGGTTAACTGCATTGTCAGAGCTGAGTGGAGAATCATCTGTTACAGTTATCTCATCTGCAGTGTGTATTTTAAGTTTTGGGTACTAGatcctactgtgtgtgtgtatatatacacgtgtgtgtgtgtagctacATGAATATTGAATGTTTTAGAAATAACATTTTCTCACTTGACCAACTGTACTTGAAACCATTGGCAGACGTCTATCAGTACTTGTGTTTGGAACTCATGTAATTTGTATTTAAAACAGTAAAAACTTCCATACTGTTAACATGCAGCTCGTGGCTGTAAACCACAATCATTTTCGGGTTGAATACAATGTTAATGGCTTTTCTGCTACAAAATGAAAATCTGACCAGAATCTGGCTGTATGGTACTCTCTGCATTTTATTTGACTTACTTgtgttgtatttatttttgtaggAACTGGTTTCACAGTTGATGCCTTCCAGTATGGAGAAATTGAGGGCTGTACAGCTTATTTCCTCACTCATTTCCATTCTGATCATTTTTGTGGTCTAACAAAAAACTTTACATTTCCAGTCTATTGCAACAAGGTAAGTTTTGATGTTTATTTGACATTTAACTAAATAAAACTGTGAATGGAAACCAAAAACACAGATACAGGGCTAGATTGTCTGCTGTGATTGAGCTGTATTTGGCACAGCTGAGGTAGATAGGAACCCTTTGGCTCCTCCTGATGCCACTTGGTTATTGGATCAGCACCCTGCAAGCTACTGGCCGCTGCTTCGGCTGCTGACAGCCCCAAAAAACTGTTATAGTCATTAGAGAATAGAAAGATGAAAGGGATCCGTTGCTACATTCTCCTTCTTATGGCCACTTTGCCTGGTTCAGCTGTAAGGGGATGGCATAGGAGTCTCCATTATCAAGAGAGACTTTCTGGAACTCAGCTATTTAAATTGCTTTGTAGCAGTTAAGTAGCACAAAGAGGTGGGAGCCATGAACATTCATAATGTACCTGTAAATTGTAGCTTACAGATCCTTCTTTCAatttattgtttttctttgtctCTTTTCTTCAGCTATTAATGAAAGTATGTGAGACTGACCTGCCTTTTTACTATTCTGTTCTTTCAATTCTCAGTGTCTTTGTGTTTTGTAGATAACTGGCAACTTGGTGAAGAGCAAACTTCAAGTGCAGGAGCAATACATCCATATATTGCCAATGGATAAGGAGTGTATGGTGAATGGGATCAAAGTGGTATTGCTTGATGCCAATCAGTATGTACCTTTGCAGATGATGTGTAGATTTTGCAAATCTTGTAGGtcaaagtcaaaatattttctagctaaggaaaattatttttagaaTAGCTTAAGTGACTGAGGAGCATAGGTTTCACTTTAAGTGATTTGGATATTTAGGAGCCCAAATGTCAATGGGACTTTGGTTTCTAAGTATTGAAGTCTATTTAAAGGGCTTAATCCTAAATTTATTGTGTGTATTTGAAGCAAATTCATTGCCAGGATACCTAACAATCCCCAGGGTTGTAATTTATTAATTCTTATCACAAATCAGCCAGTTGATTCTCTAGAGCTTTTCTGgtagtattttaaaaagaaaaaggttaaaaAGCATTGAGAAACAACTTTCCAAAGTAGTCCAAAGAATGCTTGCTTCAATCAGCAATGCCTAATTTGAAACACCTGTGAGCAGGTGTGTCGAAAACCTGCAGCTTCTACTAAGATAATGGAAACTTCTGGCTGTGAAAATAAGGCCTGTGGTCTCTCAAGCTGGGTATTAAAATGTAGTTAATACTATTGAAATCAAGCTCTAAAAAGACCTGATTCCACGATCATTTAAATCAGCTGCAAAACTTCTGTTAAATTCTGTAGTGCAGTTAGACTTGCTTGTTCAAGGCCATATAAATAATATGTGGTGTTGTCAAGATTAAAATTCAGTATCTTTTGCTTCCAGTCTTGTGCTCCCGCCATATGCCTTGTGGCACCTTATTTGGCTGTGTATTGGAATAAAACTCCTTTCTTTTTATGTGTATAAATATAAATTCAGCATTGTCACAGCTGGCTTGAATATTACTTATCTTAGGACTTGTTTATACTTTGAGTGATAAGATTCCTTGCAAGTCCTTTGAGAACCCTTTCTGGGAATGGGAGAAAACTGTTGATTATGTTGTTTggacactcttttttttttttgctttcccctTCAATATAAAAAGAATATAAACTTTAGGTACAGAGTTCAAGTTTTTGGAGCACTTACCCACTGTGGCCTTTAAGCTGTGATCTCTACCCAATGCTTCCCTCTTGAGATTTTTGTTTATCTTTTCTATAGATAATTAATTTCCAAAATAGTCTCACTTTGGCTTCCCATTTTAAGTGTTTGCCTTTCAAGGCAGACGGCTGCATGGAAAAAGCACACTAATAGCAATTGATTCACAACAGCCATAATAAAGAGAGAAGAATGGTTCCTACCAGCAGTCGGTTCTGAATGTAGGTTAATGCTTAAAATCTGTAAAGGGAACTTAAAAGCAAATATTACACTAAGTAGTTCACAGCAGTGGAGATGGCAGTTACAGTTATGAAATATCTATttttataaatacataaaaatgacTGTCTTCCCTGCTGTCTATTACAGCATTAATTCTTAagcagggtgccttgagatcctcttaTAAGGTCCTTATAAGCTGCctcacaatgttagcattgttgcATGTGCAAACATGATGTACTACAtatagagattttaaataggactTCACAGTGTCAAAACAATTCTGACCTGTTAAGGTCTATCTGAGGTCCTTGCAGcaagaagaattgctttatttttaattttttttacaaaaaaatagaGGGAAAAACTAAGAGTTTGCACTTTCTGAAGGGTACCTTAGTCTAATGGGTGTTTTGAGTCTaaaatttgagaaccactgcattaggcCATCAAGAAAGCTACACATAATACAGGGTCAGCCTGAAGCTTGTGATGTACCTAACAGAACATTGAACAACTCAAAAGAGCTCATGCTTGATTTAGGTTTTTAGGTATTTCTTTCACTTCTCATCTAACTTGAGGACTGTAGCCTATCGATAGGACTTAAACAGGGTTTATGTTTTTTAGTTTCACTGGAATTGGGAAAACAAATGAAATGTAGCCCTTAACTAGCATTTTGTAGCCCTAATATTCTGTATTACTAATCTCACAGCAGCACTGTGGGCAGGTAATCTACACTTTATGGATAGGAGAACTGGGGCAGAGTTTAACTAAGGGTGGCACGTCAGTGGCTGTAGACAAGTTAACATCAGAACTTGCATTTGACAGCAGGAGTGCCTTGCCCAAacttctgtgatttaaaatattttatcccTACTGCTGGTTGGAAGCAATACAGAATTGGGGTAATGTATAAAATACGTATATAGAAATAATAaggggtatgtgtgtatgttttcTCCCAGTTGTCCAGGTGCCACAATGATCCTTTTTTGCCTTCCCAATGGAACTGTTATACTTCACACAGGGGACTTCAGGGCAGATCCTTCTATGGAGCGCTATCTTCCCCTGGCTGGTCGAAAAGTCCACACCCTTTACTTGGATACCACGTATGTTACTTTGACCTGTGCTAGTCACACATGTATGTCTGGTAACAGCTAGTACTTTATAATTAAAATTGAAATATAATATGACTTATTTCTGGTTCATATTATATaatcccttcttccctcccccccgtcCAAAAACAACAAAGGTGTATGGGATAAAGATTTCTAAAGTATTTCAGATGGGCCCATCCTTTATAACTTAGAGGTATGAATTGCTCACCTATAAAAGCAGAGCTTTATGAAGTTGAAACTGGCCCTATGTGATCAAGTCATTATGCAAGAAGAGAATAATCAAGTAGTGAAAGGCTGCTAAATGTTGGAGTCGGTGGTATGTAAGTTTTCATTAGACCTTTCTGTCATCACACAACATTGTTTTTTCTGTAAATGATGACTGATTCCCAGCTATGATTCACTTACTTTCTGTCCCGTGTGTTAATAGGAGTTATCCTTTTTTTACAGTTTATATGAACGACAAAAATAAAGGATGTAAGGATATTATTAGTATTTGGCACAACGCCCAACTTTTGGGGAGGATTTGATACTTCAGAGTTTTCCTCCTTTCTATTTATAGGGTCAGTTGTTTAGATAAATGAATACTGGCAATGGCCTTAATAAACATTTTATATAGAGAAAGTATATATGCATATTATATGATGAATGAGTCtagaatttcattttaaaacacctTATTCCACAATGATTTCTTATAAGTGAATTGCTAATAGACTGAATCAATATTGATGAATAATCCgactttttttcttctgctgttgTATATGTGCAAGTCTGACAGCCTGCTTAATAAAGTAAGATTTTATGTTCTCTTATGCTCTCTTATGTTCATATTGTCTATTACATATATGTATCCTGTTTCCATTTCTTAGATATTGCAGTCCTGAATACACCTTTCCTTCCCaacaagaggttatccagtttGCTGTCAATACTGCCTTTGAGACAGTAACATTAAATCCACGTACTCTGGTTGTCTGTGGCAGCTATTCCATTgggaaagaaaagatttttttaggTGAGTGAGTATATTAGATCAAAGCAACTATATACATCAATATAAAGTAAACTTTTTACCCAAAGGTAGCAAAGCCGTAGCTTAGATATTCTGtatagaaagagaaaaatagcttattttcccttttcatttttaGTTAAGTATTTATACTGTGTTAAGCTGGAATTGGCTCAGGTGAAAACTTCTTTTCTTGGACCCACTTCAGTTTACAAATAGTAATGTTTTAAGAAATACTCAGAAAATCGTTATTAGATAATCCTAACTTATCACCAAGGCTAAGtatggacagtcaaaaagcccaaggctgaattgattcagtcttcgcagATTAGGtggaattgataagcaagtgaagacattgacttctgattctggaaatgcagccaaattcctgcagtggcccaggccagaagctggggagcacaccttcctgcctggctagagcagacagcttgggccaagcctagcctgcccatcctgctggggaggggttgtgggggaaggtgcaaagcatcctggggtgctgggcgattgtgagttaacttgaatctggaggggacttgggacaggagttcaataaaccgatttaacctcaatcagttaaatctgatactacatccatccaggttatcttaaaccagtttcggccattttgaaggcggtttatgttcactgaacttctgttgtgttacagatttgataCATATAATTGGTCGTGTGTGATTTCTGTCCCTTGCCTAAAAGTTTCTATATGGTTATGGTAACATCAGAAAACAGAACCTTTGTAACAAAGAACAGTTAATCAGATAGTTCAAGCAATGATAAGGCTGGACTCCTCCGGAGCGCCAGAATGAACATCAACTCAGACCCCAATCTCAAAGTAACATCCTGTTTATGCTGTTTTATTCCATTACTTTAGCTACTTGGCATACAATGTTATGTTTGTCTGTATTTATTAAGTGTTGAACTATGAGACAACTTTTATCAGCTGTCCAAAAAAATTACAGTTTGTATCTGAAGCTGAAATGTATCATGACTAAGTcttcagctgtgtgtgtgtgtgtgttttcaaaAATGCCCAACAGTATTTCTGAACTCCTAATCTCCTGAAACCTTTGTCCTATTTGTTTCACATGACACTGGTTATTTAATAATGTTTTTGCTTCTTTATTTACAATTAGAGGACTAGTTATTGTAGCTCTTCAACCTCACCCAAATATATATTCTATTAGTTTTTCCaagttagtttttaaaaaaatgttgggaacccTTGATATTGATTTCCCCCCCACCAATAATTTAGATTCACTTTCTGAACATCCATTTTGGACCCTAGCTGGGTTTACCAATAATGCATAGAACTTTTGATGTAAATATATTTCTattagaaattaaaaataatccaCATCAATCTGTTTAATAAACCAAACTATTTTCTGTTTTTTGTGCCTTACACTTCAGTCAATTATAAtgtaggaagaaaaaataaatataattttctgaagcaggcagcccatgcagcatCTGTATTTCTTAAATTCTAATCATGGTGGCCTTATCTCCGTGAAATTCAGACCAGCCTTAAACTCttaagccctcccttcccccttttcaAACACTGCATGAGGTTCCAGCTTTTTGGAACAAAACATCAGTGTATTTCCTGGAAAATCAATATTGCTAaagtattattttatttcattatttgttttattctttctCTTCACCTCTCCCAAAAGATGACACAATTATTCCAAATCTAATCTCCAAAATCAGCATTTACTAATAGTTATCATGGTTTTCCCCTATCTCTTTTACAATATGAATGAGCAATTGTATCTTTTGGTAACTGTGGAgagtatttattaatttatttattttatctacGATAACCACTTGTTTTATATGACAAAAACGGTGTCCATATCTTTAATGGTAATACTGAGCTAGTAAGATGATCGGGAACGTCCTagaagcagcagaggaaatgtTTATTACTTGTCGAGctatattttgtttatttttcccccatttgTCTACAGCAATTGCTGAAGTTCTTGGTTCTAAAGCAAGTATGTCTCGTGATAAATACAAAACACTTTGCTGCTTGGAGTCAGCGGCTGTTAATTCCATCATTACCATGAATTGGAAAGATACTTTGCTTCACATTCTTCCCATGATGCAAATTAATTTTAAGGTATGTTTAGAAGGTATCGTCTCTGTCTGTCTGGCTAACTTGGGGGATTGGATGACATAACAGTAATGTTTTGTCTGGTGTTCTTAAGCGTCTGTCAGATCGTATTAATCTAGTGATGTTTTGATATATAGCAACACATTGAAAAGGAAACACAATTAAACATTAATAAGTGGCTTCAAACCTGATGCACAAGAAGTGTAATTTGACGCTAATGCAGAGTGCGTGCAGGATAGATAAGATGAGATGAGACTTGTTCAAAGGCTTGCTGTTAGTAGTGAGCTTTTTTGAAGTAGATTTAATGTAATGATTACAGGATCTGCCCTACTAACAATTAATATACCATGACACACTGtccctgttttctgttttttgttttttttgtgggttttttgctaATTTGCATTATGTAAAAGAAGAGTGGAAGAGTTTTCAGTCTGAGACTTCTCTAGAATGGGCGCTTTCACCTACAATCtagcctttaaaaaaacaaacaaacaaaaaaagcagtaTTTAAAAGTAGTAAAAGTCCTTGAATCCCAGGGCTAACTTTAAACTTTAAACTGGCTGggttggtttagtcagggatgatcctgccttgagcgggatcttgtgaggtcccttctagccctactttacTGTGATCTTCTGCTCCTTTGATTTATTGGGAAAGTTTGTTAAAATGTTATCTATAATTTTAACAACATACTGTTTTTTCTAAAAATTCTTTGCAGGACACATGCACGCATTCTTCTTTCATCTCAATATATCTCCAGGaagtgaccattttttttttcccaccctccccctaATATTCCATAGAATTTTACCTTTCCTTTTATTCTGATCTGAGAACAATTCCCAAAGAAAGGAGGTGGAGCCATGTGGTGTTGTGATTTGTTTTTGTCTGCTTAATTCCTGATTTTAGTTTTGTTTGGACTCTTCCTCTCCACATTGATTTCTAGGAGCAATATCAAAACAGGATATTTCTTTCCCATTTGGGACAAATTACTTTATGCAGTTTAGCACTTTACATATGGTCCATGGACACTATATTAATTCAGCAGATAACTTTACTAATGTCTCAGACGgcctgagccgactcgaggtgattgaGAAATTACTCGTTcactgggcgggctggtgaatagagaggcagacaaaacttactggttgcaaaaactttacttacgccgcttgtagccgcgacgcagaTGGTCTggtcgtttgaacaactatgtgagttgctccagctgacagggctcaggccagctcatccatccacaaatcaagccggtggggaaagggatacgtcgaggattgcgcttggcgacggggagaagaatcgataggtgatcagtctatcgatcagctcagccgcaagtcagatatctttagcgctctgcagcatgctcaaagttctccaacttgggcggaagtcgcacgaaattttaaacggctagcaagccaattactagccgccacgtaggaataatttaaaactggccaatagcgggacacaaatttgcattcgaatggcgggaactctcttgcaccggggtttttctgttgcaacaaaaccctttgctgtgcaagaggctctcatgtggcgggaaaattccatcgtgccaaggcaccaaaataaCTGGGTCGTGACAACTAAAAGTCCATAAGCAGTTGGTCAAGGgagtgattctcaaactttttagattctAAGcagtccttggaaaatgccagctcttagttttcactgcattttgactgcagaaaaaataagaaaacatttgTGCTTTTGCAAAAgcttagaaagaccacagcaggtcagaatgctttttatgctttggattactatttgaaatctctgatataatttatgaatcatgtttgcacacacaaCAGTGCTAATCTTGCGTGACACCCTTTAAAGGGTCCTCGGACCCTGCATGGTACCCTGGACTGGAATCACCGAGTTATGGATATATACCACAGaaatctctctccttctccctcaaGTAGTGATCAGAGTTTAAAGATATTTTTTGGGTCAACATTTACAACCTAGAAAAGTagttttcaacttgtggtctaCGGTCACCTGAGGGTCTGCATTTGaaatttccatttgaaattttcaaGGGGTTCGCAGATGAAAAAAGGTAAAACTACTGGCCTAGAATTAAATACTAATACTCtactccaggggtggccaaccaaCATAGGTGCTACAAATAACATGGGCAGCCTCtttgtggcatgcagcagactgggaagGGGACAATCAGTACAGTGGCTGATTGtaagacagggagcagaaagcagatcaggcGTGGGATGGGAATGAAAGTGGCACTTggtgctaatttgtggcatgcctaccaaagagtgtggcccccactgctctaCTCTAAGGTTTAACAGCAACAAGGTTCAAACCCAAGTAGCAGGTTGCCACCATTAGGTGGTTCAATGACAGGACCAGGACTTGGAGATATACTTAAGGGGCAGCAGAGCTGCAGAAATCTGTTGTCGTATGTACCTTTTTCTTGGTCTCCAGACTCAGATTTAGCTAAGCCCTATGCTGTGCAAATGGACTCCATCTCTCTCCATATACAGATCACCTATCATGCAGCAGATCTGCACCAGTgaccactgcagctgtggagctaaATATATCACTTTTCATCTTCAAGGCACTTTACATTGAATAACTTTAATTCTCACAATATCCTCTAGCTACACTGGGAAGAGTGAGTCACACTACATCTGAAGAAACAAATCCAAGCCTGGAAAGCAAGTATTCTCTCTCTGCTTTGTAAGATAACATCCCTGCTTGTTATCCAGGTCAGAGACCACAACTCAGATGGAAATTCTCCATTGGCAATTACAGTTTGGGCTGTTTTAGGCATGGGACTTCATGAGTGGTCAAATATTAGCTGGTAATTTTGCAATGTTTTTGAGAGACCTTTCTTGAGGAAATGATACAGTGTACTGGGGGAAAAAACTCCTTCAAGCACCATACTGGGATGGAGGCAGAATGAAGGGCTATAGACTTAGGTTTTGCATGTCTTTATTGCATATCCTTTGTGCAAAGTTCTGTTTTGCAAGTACAGGGAAAATAAGACATGAATTGCTGCAGGAAGGCAAATGGATTTGATATGGGAAATGCAAAGGCAAAGAAGTGGTGATTCAAAGAGATGGGCTTTTTCAATGAAATGTTTagtttgactacaggaaaatccTGGGTTTGCCTAATGTATTGAAAAATACTTGCTCTTGAATAAGCAAGCTGAATGTAAGTACTGTCAGGGCTGATGGTAAATTAACTAATAGTGTTTGAACCTTCTCATACCCTGTGGAATCCATTTAAATGCACTGCTGACTTCAGCAGCCCAGCAGATAACAGGCTGTCATGGTGATTGAAGGAAGTTGATTGCGGAATGAATTATATTTTTGATTTCGAGAGGATAGACATATTGGTGCAATATTGATTAAAAGACTAAAAAGAGGAGCTGTAATAAGGTGTTTTTTTAATGATGCTATTTATGAATAAGCTCTGAAATAAGCCACTTTCTTGCAGGAAGAAGTCTGTCTCTGCTAAAAGTAGTATAAAAATATTCCCCTGGCATCCCATGAACATCTTTTTATAGCAGTTTAAATTGAGAGAGATTTTTGCCATCTAAATTCATAGTAAAAGAAGTCCAAAAAAACAAGACTCTTCAGGGCAAAGGTATTACCTTCGTATATGTGCTGTGCATGTTGCTGCTGTCACGTACAAGCATTAggataagattttcaaaagcacaccagCAGCTTAGGCCCAAAAGTAACCTTCATTGGGGCTAAAAATCTCCCTCCCCTCTTAAATATTATCACCATGTACCTGATTAATAAGCTTAGAATGAAATGTGCAAACTGGTTCTAATTTCTGCTGTAACTTTTCTTACTGGAACTTCACATtctgtatttatattttaataggGCAAGCATGGTGTGTATTATCTTGTGAAGCATTGCAGTAAACAATGTCgtcccttttaaaaatgaaaaatgatgggGAAATATGGTCCTAGGATTGTATTTGCTAAATGAAACTAAGCCTCTTACATTGCACCAAGTATGTGGAACCTTTGAAGAATAGCTTTAGTGCCCACGGCTGAATAAACAATGCGTGTGGGATGGAGGcgggggtgggtttttttttaaattttggttcTTTTCAAATATGCCATTCTTGGCAGTTCTGTTACTGTCAAGTTTTGTCTTGGAGTATGGTAAATGCTGGTAAATGTGGCAGCATCACAAGCAGCTTCTTACTTCCGTGGTCACAAACTCTCTTCAGCATCTGCCAGGTTGGTTAGCACTCCTTAGCAATTCATCTCTTTCATTTTAAGTAGTCTTTTTTCATCTTGTGCTTTATTCTTGCTTCTGGCTTAGTGTCTGCTCTGAAATCTAAAATCCTGTGGTCAAGTATATAATGTACATGTAATATATCGACAGGATACCTTTAAAACTGTTTTCTTAGTTTGGGTTTTAAATAATACTTATCTAAATCCCAAAGTAGGATTGCAATTTCATTCCCTTTTCCCCACAGAAATGAAAGTTGTCCCTGCCAAACTGAACCTTTTTTCAGGTTAGATTTTTAGGAGTAGGAATGAGGAGATAAGGGACTTCATTTCCTCACTTCAAGTTCAGTTTGGATTTTGAAAAGCTAAGCGTAGTCTTGTGATCACACAGCCTAAACACAGTCATTCAAAAAaaccaagcctgaattgattcaatttttgcaggttac
This window contains:
- the DCLRE1A gene encoding DNA cross-link repair 1A protein isoform X2; the encoded protein is MSQGGPLEEDIWEYKSIRKPKCMPRGQDAVTPSTSLPLPSPRKGAGGKKRRKKPSGKKAKPETSEQEAPGQALGKEDPSGQAQDDGTAPAKLSGSCNKKQTPQKARPIYEGYCPSCQMPFSLLLVQTPRWHVAECLDAPSAAGKECPDGLLCNSTIPSHYKRYTHFFLAASRAGDYFVDSSAQSPENKFAHPIAAKSSCFPGLLDEISQNEKQTKNVRNAPNDDHTFAVQISTQAKSPSISNVNASFSMNVKKPEQNLPLTKTADNDCQVQFFDFPFSQESEAGEDLDSQNVSNQLNPLLPEGDVSDCEISYSPLRSGVESVEETEDEEDEEEKEIRKSRKKLFQVQNFDEENPEKEESSCMLYNQFDDSPFQPELGYDNIKMEGFIIQNAPCREMDAQGHLNGCVRPISQGQTNSSNLVCAADQLKCPQGAPIAEFSLSLNHDKTRKEFDWPKFSTSVSNTGNWKLQDFCGQSWDSVDLAMNADSFSLKVKEEGGSPPMSRQSVILKESGGFLIDKGEMDINTTDQILCQQSLQSEGEGSLPNTASIPFPSAISKMLPSASAANINTKELKQMDIGVFFGLKPKATEESKGEKHPCEGTQPSSLPTPNGKRPKRQKRKAEASVGDVDKVPVNSNTNGVCVGPAGTQQRWRKRFRESSYTEDGTRKKYCPFYKKIPGTGFTVDAFQYGEIEGCTAYFLTHFHSDHFCGLTKNFTFPVYCNKITGNLVKSKLQVQEQYIHILPMDKECMVNGIKVVLLDANHCPGATMILFCLPNGTVILHTGDFRADPSMERYLPLAGRKVHTLYLDTTYCSPEYTFPSQQEVIQFAVNTAFETVTLNPRTLVVCGSYSIGKEKIFLAIAEVLGSKASMSRDKYKTLCCLESAAVNSIITMNWKDTLLHILPMMQINFKGLQNHLDKFSENFDQILAFKPTGWTYSDSCHSLVEIRPQIRGRITIYGIPYSEHSSYVEMKRFVQWLKPQKIIPTVNIGDWRARNSMQKHFKDWMTEAAGLG
- the DCLRE1A gene encoding DNA cross-link repair 1A protein isoform X3, giving the protein MSQGGPLEEDIWEYKSIRKPKCMPRGQDAVTPSTSLPLPSPRKGAGGKKRRKKPSGKKAKPETSEQEAPGQALGKEDPSGQAQDDGTAPAKLSGSCNKKQTPQKARPIYEGYCPSCQMPFSLLLVQTPRWHVAECLDAPSAAGKECPDGLLCNSTIPSHYKRYTHFFLAASRAGDYFVDSSAQSPENKFAHPIAAKSSCFPGLLDEISQNEKQTKNVRNAPNDDHTFAVQISTQAKSPSISNVNASFSMNVKKPEQNLPLTKTADNDCQVQFFDFPFSQESEAGEDLDSQNVSNQLNPLLPEGDVSDCEISYSPLRSGVESVEETEDEEDEEEKEIRKSRKKLFQVQNFDEENPEKEESSCMLYNQFDDSPFQPELGYDNIKMEGFIIQNAPCREMDAQGHLNGCVRPISQGQTNSSNLVCAADQLKCPQGAPIAEFSLSLNHDKTRKEFDWPKFSTSVSNTGNWKLQDFCGQSWDSVDLAMNADSFSLKVKEEGGSPPMSRQSVILKESGGFLIDKGEMDINTTDQILCQQSLQSEGEGSLPNTASIPFPSAISKMLPSASAANINTKELKQMDIGVFFGLKPKATEESKGEKHPCEGTQPSSLPTPNGKRPKRQKRKAEASVGDVDKVPVNSNTNGVCVGPAGTQQRWRKRFRESSYTEDGTRKKYCPFYKKIPGTGFTVDAFQYGEIEGCTAYFLTHFHSDHFCGLTKNFTFPVYCNKITGNLVKSKLQVQEQYIHILPMDKECMVNGIKVVLLDANHCPGATMILFCLPNGTVILHTGDFRADPSMERYLPLAGRKVHTLYLDTTYCSPEYTFPSQQEVIQFAVNTAFETVTLNPRTLVVCGSYSIGKEKIFLAIAEVLGSKASMSRDKYKTLCCLESAAVNSIITMNWKDTLLHILPMMQINFKGLQNHLDKFSENFDQILAFKPTGWTYSDSCHSLVEIRPQIRGRITIYGIPYSEHSSYVEMKRFVQWLKPQKIIPTVNIGDWRARNSMQKHFKDWMTEAAGWA